A genomic region of Brevibacillus sp. JNUCC-41 contains the following coding sequences:
- a CDS encoding IS1182 family transposase, with amino-acid sequence MLSKHDSIQRDQLEMITLDQLVPTNHLVRKIEAAIDFTFIYDLVKDMYSEIGRPSIDPVILVKLTFIQYTFGIRSMRKTIEEVETNMAYRWFLGYGFHEKLPHFSTFRKNYERRFKDTDLFEQIFYRILMTAANKKLISAEHVFVDSTHVKASANKRKFEKKIVRKETRAYQGRLQEEINQDRENHGKKPFPPDKFDKEETKEIKESTTDSESGYYVKDERTKQFAYSFHAAADRNGFVLGTIVTPGNIHDSQILEPLVEQVIEKVGKPEAVAADAAYKTPAVTSYLFNKEIIPALPYTRPRTKEGFFRKQDYVYDEHFDCYLCPSGELLKYSTTNKEGYREYKSPKHICATCSFLSRCTESKDCQKVVTRHIWQTHVEEADHLRHHQDVKPIYAKRKETIERVFADAKEKHGMRWTTLRGLKKLSMQAMLTFAAINLKKMANWTWRGPKMA; translated from the coding sequence ATGCTTTCTAAACATGATTCTATTCAGCGAGATCAACTTGAAATGATTACTTTAGATCAACTGGTGCCAACGAACCATTTGGTTCGTAAAATAGAGGCTGCCATTGACTTCACTTTCATTTATGACTTGGTGAAAGATATGTATTCAGAGATAGGACGCCCAAGTATTGATCCCGTTATTTTAGTTAAACTGACTTTCATTCAATATACCTTCGGTATTCGTTCCATGCGTAAAACGATTGAAGAAGTTGAAACCAATATGGCTTACCGTTGGTTCTTAGGCTATGGTTTCCATGAAAAATTACCTCATTTCTCTACATTCAGGAAAAATTATGAACGACGCTTTAAAGATACAGACCTATTTGAACAGATTTTCTATCGCATTTTAATGACAGCTGCTAATAAAAAGTTAATAAGTGCTGAACACGTTTTCGTGGATTCCACACATGTGAAGGCCAGTGCGAATAAACGGAAATTTGAAAAGAAAATCGTTCGTAAAGAAACACGAGCGTATCAAGGACGTCTTCAAGAAGAAATCAATCAAGATCGTGAAAACCATGGAAAAAAGCCTTTTCCACCAGATAAATTTGATAAAGAAGAGACCAAAGAGATTAAAGAAAGTACAACGGATTCTGAGAGTGGCTACTATGTGAAAGATGAACGAACAAAACAGTTTGCCTATTCATTCCACGCGGCCGCAGACCGCAACGGTTTTGTATTGGGAACGATTGTAACACCTGGAAATATACATGACAGCCAGATCTTAGAGCCACTAGTTGAACAAGTGATTGAGAAAGTTGGAAAACCGGAAGCCGTTGCCGCAGATGCAGCTTATAAAACACCAGCGGTTACAAGCTACCTATTTAACAAAGAAATCATACCGGCTTTACCTTATACACGTCCTCGCACTAAAGAAGGATTTTTCCGCAAACAGGACTATGTATACGATGAACATTTTGATTGTTACCTTTGCCCTTCGGGCGAGCTATTAAAGTACTCAACAACAAATAAAGAGGGCTATCGCGAGTATAAATCCCCCAAACACATCTGTGCAACGTGCTCATTTTTATCTCGGTGTACAGAAAGCAAAGACTGTCAAAAAGTGGTGACACGGCATATCTGGCAAACACATGTGGAAGAAGCAGATCATCTGCGTCATCATCAAGATGTAAAACCTATATATGCGAAGCGTAAAGAAACGATTGAGCGTGTATTCGCAGATGCAAAAGAAAAGCATGGTATGCGTTGGACTACTTTAAGGGGACTTAAAAAATTGTCGATGCAGGCGATGCTTACTTTCGCTGCCATTAATTTAAAGAAGATGGCCAATTGGACATGGCGAGGTCCAAAAATGGCATAA
- a CDS encoding cytochrome P450 produces MKQERKSTSAVEQYANLIPMSEIALNTDQLFPFPIFNSLRQETPVRYDEARSCWDVFRYEDVHYILKNPKLFSSERGSGTLQGSILTMDPPRHTKMRNLVNKAFTPKAVKDLKNKIEEVTLYLLDQVNGKETMDLVHDLAGPLPVIIIAELLGVPTKDRDLFKTYSDVLVEGAKDNSSEAFQVMTQKRKEGNEFLKEYFKKIILERKNKPEEDLISLLLAAKIDGEKLTEEEVLSFCVLLLVAGNETTTNLITNAVRYMTEDKNIQEQARTNLPLIPKLVEETLRFYPPIQAIGRVTKENVKVGGKTIQKGEQVICWVGSANRDEQKFAEPNRFTLERKLNPHLSFGFGIHFCLGAPLARLEAEVALVTLLSTFAKLEGVKGAELEAIPSPFVFGVKRLPLKLTR; encoded by the coding sequence ATGAAACAAGAACGTAAATCAACAAGCGCAGTGGAGCAGTATGCTAATCTCATCCCCATGAGCGAAATTGCTTTGAACACAGATCAATTATTTCCTTTTCCAATCTTTAATAGTTTAAGACAAGAAACTCCTGTAAGGTACGACGAGGCTCGAAGCTGTTGGGATGTGTTTCGATATGAAGACGTTCATTATATTCTAAAAAACCCAAAACTATTTTCATCGGAACGAGGGTCTGGAACTCTTCAAGGAAGCATTTTGACAATGGACCCTCCTAGACACACGAAAATGAGAAACTTAGTGAACAAGGCATTCACTCCTAAAGCAGTGAAGGATTTAAAAAATAAAATAGAAGAAGTGACACTTTATCTTCTCGATCAAGTTAATGGGAAGGAAACCATGGATCTCGTTCATGATCTTGCTGGTCCGTTGCCTGTCATTATAATTGCCGAATTATTGGGGGTCCCTACTAAGGATCGCGATCTTTTTAAAACCTATTCCGATGTTCTCGTGGAAGGGGCCAAAGACAATTCAAGTGAAGCCTTCCAAGTAATGACACAAAAACGCAAGGAAGGAAACGAGTTTCTTAAAGAATATTTCAAAAAAATAATTTTAGAGAGAAAAAATAAGCCTGAAGAAGATTTAATTTCGCTATTATTAGCAGCAAAAATTGATGGGGAAAAATTAACAGAAGAAGAGGTACTATCTTTCTGTGTTTTATTATTAGTTGCGGGCAATGAAACTACAACTAATTTGATTACAAATGCCGTACGCTACATGACAGAAGATAAAAACATTCAAGAACAAGCTAGGACAAATCTGCCTTTAATACCAAAATTGGTAGAAGAAACACTACGCTTTTATCCTCCAATACAGGCAATTGGCCGTGTTACAAAGGAAAATGTCAAAGTTGGGGGCAAAACAATCCAAAAGGGGGAACAAGTAATTTGCTGGGTCGGTTCGGCAAACCGGGATGAACAAAAGTTTGCAGAACCTAATCGGTTTACGTTAGAAAGGAAATTAAATCCTCATTTGAGTTTCGGGTTTGGTATTCATTTTTGTTTAGGTGCCCCGCTTGCACGTCTAGAGGCAGAAGTAGCTCTGGTGACACTTTTAAGTACTTTTGCAAAATTGGAGGGTGTAAAAGGGGCTGAGCTGGAGGCGATTCCAAGTCCGTTCGTTTTTGGAGTGAAAAGACTTCCTTTAAAACTCACAAGATAA
- a CDS encoding ABC transporter substrate-binding protein has translation MFKNKLAFVLLCLVFIVSGCSSSEETTTENKGNSGGKAIKLTFTEPARLLSVAPLYVAIEQGFFEKEGIEAEIVSGGGGAQVIASVLSGEAQFAVSGPRSMFTPLDKGEDLMAIQSLNSALTYQITLSNQYLKKKKVSKDSSLEDRVASLNGATIGTNLVGDSGDVYTRYLMQMHGVDPNTFKAVKLAGDGSKIGGMQEGVVDGGIASPPMGLQAESKDVGEIVINTSEEPMYGNMVWEAVFAKKEYLVENHETSLKVVRAIGKGMEFTRNHPREAAESIVSYFDGIDVDILEESIIGLKNTFKGYGEMNQEAWDNAQDPLVEFGKLSGVSTKQDTTEDVIWTNGYIEEAFKK, from the coding sequence ATGTTTAAGAATAAATTGGCGTTCGTTCTGCTTTGTTTAGTGTTTATAGTATCTGGATGCAGTTCAAGTGAAGAAACAACTACAGAAAATAAGGGGAATTCAGGAGGGAAAGCGATTAAGCTTACTTTTACGGAACCTGCACGGTTGTTGTCAGTTGCCCCATTATATGTAGCCATCGAGCAAGGATTTTTTGAAAAAGAAGGAATTGAAGCTGAGATTGTATCTGGTGGTGGAGGAGCACAAGTCATTGCTTCTGTATTATCGGGAGAAGCTCAATTTGCCGTCTCAGGTCCTCGAAGTATGTTCACTCCTCTTGACAAAGGTGAAGATTTAATGGCGATTCAATCTTTAAATTCAGCGCTTACCTATCAAATTACACTCTCTAATCAATATCTAAAGAAAAAGAAAGTTTCTAAAGACTCATCACTTGAAGATAGAGTTGCTTCATTGAATGGCGCAACCATCGGTACAAATCTTGTTGGCGATTCTGGAGACGTATACACCCGATATTTAATGCAAATGCATGGTGTTGATCCCAATACTTTTAAAGCAGTCAAATTAGCAGGGGATGGATCGAAGATTGGCGGTATGCAGGAGGGAGTTGTTGACGGGGGGATAGCATCACCTCCGATGGGTTTACAAGCGGAAAGTAAAGATGTTGGTGAGATTGTAATCAATACAAGTGAAGAGCCAATGTATGGGAATATGGTCTGGGAAGCTGTTTTTGCTAAAAAAGAATATTTAGTAGAAAATCACGAAACATCTTTGAAAGTAGTTCGGGCAATAGGGAAAGGTATGGAATTCACACGTAATCATCCAAGAGAGGCAGCCGAATCAATCGTATCTTATTTTGATGGAATTGATGTCGATATTCTAGAGGAATCAATTATCGGATTGAAAAACACTTTTAAAGGCTATGGAGAAATGAATCAAGAAGCTTGGGACAATGCTCAGGATCCATTAGTTGAATTTGGTAAGTTGTCAGGCGTTTCTACTAAACAGGATACTACTGAAGATGTTATTTGGACAAATGGTTATATAGAAGAAGCTTTTAAAAAATAA
- a CDS encoding ABC transporter ATP-binding protein: MENAQKGNFKLSTRFLDVTYVNNKTGAEVIALQNINLHIKDGEFICIVGPSGCGKTTFLNTVVGLLKPSKGEILLDQQKIDGPGKDRAMVFQNPSLLPWRTVMENVLYGVELQKQVTAEKKKEAKEFIEMVGLKGYENHYPHELSGGMQQRVNLARALTVNPSLILLDEPFSALDAQTREFMQGELLRIWDETKKTSLFITHQIDEAVFLADRVFVFGARPGRVVEVVDVDIPRPRDLQVKRSPEFLEFVDHIWSIIEQESSKQGFDNKEK; this comes from the coding sequence ATGGAAAACGCACAAAAGGGAAATTTCAAATTGTCCACTCGTTTTTTGGATGTTACTTACGTAAACAATAAAACCGGTGCAGAAGTGATTGCCCTGCAGAATATAAACCTACATATCAAAGATGGTGAATTTATATGTATTGTAGGGCCGAGCGGCTGTGGGAAAACCACTTTTTTAAATACTGTAGTTGGATTACTGAAGCCAAGCAAGGGAGAAATTCTATTAGATCAGCAAAAAATTGATGGTCCTGGAAAGGACAGGGCAATGGTTTTTCAAAACCCTAGTCTATTACCTTGGAGAACGGTTATGGAAAATGTTCTCTATGGAGTTGAACTGCAAAAGCAAGTAACCGCAGAGAAAAAGAAAGAGGCCAAAGAATTTATTGAAATGGTCGGTTTAAAAGGTTATGAAAATCATTATCCCCACGAATTGTCAGGAGGGATGCAGCAAAGGGTAAACTTGGCTCGAGCATTAACGGTAAACCCGTCATTAATATTACTGGATGAGCCATTTTCGGCTTTAGACGCACAAACCAGGGAATTTATGCAAGGTGAGTTACTTAGAATATGGGATGAGACAAAAAAGACAAGTCTTTTTATTACACACCAAATTGATGAAGCGGTATTTTTAGCTGATCGAGTTTTTGTTTTTGGGGCAAGACCAGGCCGTGTAGTGGAGGTTGTGGATGTTGATATACCTAGACCGAGAGATCTCCAGGTGAAGCGGAGCCCGGAATTTTTAGAGTTTGTAGATCATATATGGTCCATTATTGAACAGGAGTCTTCAAAACAAGGCTTCGATAATAAAGAAAAATAA
- a CDS encoding ABC transporter permease, which yields MTKGTIQLTQSKHKIKKAKKIKKEKKSFFISVASVLIFLLLWEVASQNEWINPLFISSPIEIAQAAVLMVQEISFWENMKVSGYEFIAGFVLAILIGIPIGVLSGWNSNFNAVVNPFISGLYVTPKVALLPVIIIAFGIGPASKIVIVFLMAFFPIVMSAQKAMLTLDQNLIKAARTFSASEFQIFKTIALPSTVPFLLNGIRLGIGQGLIAVVVGELFASTAGIGYQLTSNGQNLQTDRMFVGVLVITITGIILTSLLGIIERRFSSWKPENS from the coding sequence ATGACAAAGGGTACTATCCAACTTACACAATCAAAGCACAAGATAAAAAAGGCGAAGAAAATAAAAAAAGAAAAGAAGTCATTTTTTATCAGTGTTGCTTCTGTTTTAATATTCCTGTTGCTTTGGGAAGTTGCTTCTCAAAATGAATGGATAAATCCATTGTTCATTAGCTCACCAATTGAAATTGCACAAGCGGCAGTTTTAATGGTCCAAGAAATTTCTTTTTGGGAAAATATGAAAGTGAGTGGTTACGAATTTATTGCAGGCTTTGTTTTAGCCATACTTATTGGAATTCCAATTGGTGTGTTATCGGGCTGGAATTCCAACTTTAATGCTGTAGTTAATCCTTTCATTTCAGGATTATATGTAACTCCTAAAGTCGCCCTTTTACCAGTGATCATAATTGCGTTCGGTATAGGCCCAGCATCAAAAATTGTTATAGTATTTTTGATGGCCTTCTTTCCAATAGTGATGAGCGCTCAAAAAGCAATGTTAACATTAGATCAAAACTTAATAAAAGCAGCAAGAACATTTAGTGCAAGTGAATTTCAAATTTTTAAAACGATTGCTTTGCCTTCGACGGTACCATTCCTTTTAAACGGTATTCGCTTAGGTATTGGTCAAGGATTAATTGCTGTAGTTGTAGGTGAATTATTCGCTTCGACAGCTGGTATAGGATATCAATTGACAAGCAATGGTCAAAATCTGCAAACAGATCGTATGTTTGTTGGAGTGTTGGTCATTACGATTACGGGAATCATTCTTACTTCATTATTAGGCATTATTGAAAGACGCTTTTCTTCTTGGAAACCAGAAAATAGTTAA
- a CDS encoding DMT family transporter — MNTKAFLLAFITVIIWGSTFAAIRASLHGGYSAGHLVLVRYLIASGIFVLYALWPGVKFRLPKKEDLLRISILAFIGISIYHIGVTFGEQTVSAGTAGMLIGSAPVFIAIIASFVLKERLGLFGWIGLGIGFTGITLITLGTAGPSLNISEGAFLVLMSAIASAVFFVFQKPLFSRYNPIELTAYFTWIGTIPFFIFFPGLFQDIQHATMEGHLSAIFVGIFPAAIGYVTWAVALSLGKASSVSSLLYLEPVIAIFVAWVWLREVPSTLSVMGGGIAILGVLVVNGFGKYKSVMKKAA, encoded by the coding sequence TTGAACACTAAGGCGTTTTTATTGGCATTTATTACTGTTATTATTTGGGGATCTACATTCGCTGCTATTCGTGCAAGCTTGCATGGCGGGTATTCAGCCGGCCATTTGGTACTTGTTCGTTATCTTATAGCATCAGGGATTTTTGTCCTTTATGCTCTATGGCCTGGGGTGAAATTTCGACTCCCGAAAAAAGAGGATTTACTGAGGATATCGATCCTTGCATTTATTGGTATTAGTATTTATCATATCGGGGTGACATTCGGGGAACAAACCGTTTCGGCGGGAACGGCTGGAATGCTGATTGGTTCAGCACCTGTTTTCATCGCGATCATTGCTTCGTTCGTATTAAAAGAACGCCTCGGCCTATTCGGATGGATTGGTTTAGGTATAGGATTCACAGGGATCACTTTAATAACATTAGGTACTGCAGGCCCTTCCTTGAATATTTCTGAAGGTGCATTTTTAGTGCTGATGTCTGCTATTGCTTCTGCGGTGTTTTTTGTTTTCCAAAAGCCGCTGTTTAGCCGCTATAATCCGATTGAATTGACAGCTTATTTCACATGGATCGGTACAATACCCTTTTTCATATTTTTCCCTGGGTTATTTCAAGATATTCAACACGCTACAATGGAAGGTCATTTATCAGCGATATTTGTTGGTATTTTTCCTGCAGCCATCGGTTATGTAACTTGGGCAGTCGCACTTTCATTAGGAAAAGCCAGTTCCGTTTCCAGCTTGTTATACCTTGAACCCGTGATTGCCATTTTCGTCGCTTGGGTTTGGCTGCGGGAAGTGCCTAGTACTCTTTCAGTCATGGGCGGCGGAATTGCGATATTAGGAGTTCTCGTCGTTAATGGGTTCGGAAAGTATAAATCAGTAATGAAAAAAGCAGCATGA
- a CDS encoding LamG-like jellyroll fold domain-containing protein gives MRMKKALIGLSLLCMIVPGIAKSADSVAENNRSNIVANWKFTKQHVKSGSIDKGNLIIEDTSKHGNDLELVTIGDPASPELNKMIQWSEEDYHDQEKVNSLEFANYENAPTGRYFKTKKDAPINSEKFDKGFTIEAIFKLPSDSKSLMGLFSRQGQAADLNKMEGEKKILSSLTVSSDQKIHWTSHPSNLNYNVSNWSRSLNADEWYHLAVVNDGDTTTLTLNGISDYGKSEKVIGIAAVKGKGWNIGASEWGNKFNALFKGNIQEIRIAGKALTEKEWLVKDARDDEPFEGSNKALPFLTNKKNYNFLFVPDTQKYSSQNPEIFNSQMNWISNNTKKNNIIMNTFVGDIVDSDLEKQWQNSLGAISLLDKKDVPYMMAAGNHDYAAGDPFLTHYGPQRFLNKTYYKGSSPSGYSSYAIVKAGSYEYLVLIVDMKNLHKDLEWAKKVLDLHKDKPTILVSHDIIFPKVKDDKTTIGVESSNGRLIWNELVKDHNQVFMTVNGHYFGIAHRVKHNSSGNDVIQMLVNYQTNYRGGNGWLRLVEFDEKKNVLVFRTYSPFVDEMSKKEKSYIDFKFLTSENNSFKLDWDFKNRFNFK, from the coding sequence ATGAGAATGAAAAAAGCATTAATAGGTCTCTCACTCTTATGTATGATTGTTCCTGGCATTGCCAAATCGGCTGATTCCGTTGCTGAAAATAATCGAAGCAATATCGTAGCAAATTGGAAATTCACAAAACAACATGTTAAAAGCGGTTCAATCGATAAAGGTAATTTAATTATAGAAGATACAAGCAAGCATGGAAATGATTTAGAGTTGGTGACGATTGGTGATCCTGCCTCGCCTGAATTAAATAAAATGATTCAATGGTCTGAAGAAGATTATCATGATCAAGAAAAAGTGAATAGCTTGGAGTTCGCTAATTATGAAAATGCCCCTACAGGTAGGTATTTCAAAACCAAAAAGGATGCACCTATCAATTCGGAGAAATTCGATAAGGGTTTTACCATTGAAGCGATTTTTAAGTTGCCAAGTGATTCCAAGAGTCTCATGGGGCTTTTCTCTAGACAAGGACAGGCTGCCGATCTTAATAAAATGGAAGGCGAGAAGAAAATCCTTTCTTCTTTAACTGTATCCAGTGATCAAAAAATCCACTGGACAAGTCATCCATCTAATTTAAATTATAATGTAAGCAATTGGTCTCGATCATTAAATGCTGATGAATGGTACCATTTGGCAGTTGTTAATGATGGTGACACGACGACTTTAACGTTGAATGGCATAAGTGATTACGGAAAATCAGAAAAAGTAATAGGTATTGCAGCAGTTAAAGGTAAAGGCTGGAACATCGGGGCATCTGAGTGGGGAAATAAGTTTAATGCACTATTCAAAGGGAATATTCAGGAAATCCGAATTGCTGGAAAGGCTTTAACCGAAAAAGAATGGCTTGTGAAAGATGCCCGTGACGATGAACCATTCGAAGGATCAAACAAAGCTTTACCCTTTCTAACGAATAAGAAGAATTATAATTTTCTTTTTGTTCCAGATACCCAGAAATATTCAAGTCAAAATCCAGAGATATTCAATAGCCAAATGAACTGGATTTCCAATAACACTAAGAAGAACAATATTATCATGAATACATTTGTTGGGGACATAGTCGATAGTGATTTAGAAAAACAATGGCAGAATTCCCTCGGTGCCATTTCCCTTTTGGATAAAAAGGATGTTCCATATATGATGGCGGCCGGGAATCATGACTATGCGGCCGGAGACCCTTTCTTAACACATTATGGGCCGCAGCGTTTTTTGAATAAAACATACTATAAGGGGTCGTCTCCCTCTGGGTATAGCTCATATGCAATTGTTAAGGCAGGGAGTTATGAATACTTAGTCTTGATAGTCGATATGAAAAATCTGCATAAGGACCTGGAATGGGCAAAAAAGGTTCTAGATCTGCATAAAGATAAACCGACAATCCTCGTCTCACATGATATTATATTTCCGAAGGTTAAGGATGATAAAACCACCATCGGCGTCGAGTCGTCTAATGGACGGCTGATTTGGAATGAACTTGTAAAGGACCATAATCAAGTGTTCATGACGGTTAATGGGCATTATTTTGGGATAGCACATCGGGTAAAACATAATTCTTCAGGAAATGATGTCATTCAAATGCTGGTCAATTACCAAACGAATTATCGAGGGGGTAATGGCTGGCTAAGACTTGTAGAGTTTGATGAAAAGAAAAATGTATTGGTATTCCGTACTTATTCGCCATTTGTCGACGAAATGTCTAAAAAAGAAAAGTCCTATATCGATTTTAAATTTTTAACAAGTGAAAACAATTCATTTAAATTGGATTGGGACTTTAAGAATAGATTTAATTTTAAATAA
- a CDS encoding class I SAM-dependent methyltransferase, with protein sequence MKQNKYDDANFFSAYEQMPRSVKGLEAAGEWHVLKELMPNLHNKSVLDLGCGFGWHCRFAREQQASSVVGVDISDNMLQRAREKTDDPSISYMKMPIEDIDFSGFEFDVVISSLAFHYIESYESICKKVHDCLKPGGTFVFSVEHPIFTSRKEQTWYVDVHGNHLHWPVDNYQFEGVRETTFLTENVVKYHRTISTYINDLIGAGFSIRAVKEPMPSDELLKSVPEMKDENRRPMFLMISAVKEPNSMNEGIK encoded by the coding sequence GTGAAACAAAACAAATACGATGATGCAAATTTCTTTTCTGCGTATGAGCAAATGCCACGATCGGTCAAAGGACTTGAAGCTGCTGGAGAATGGCATGTACTAAAAGAGCTAATGCCAAATCTGCATAACAAGAGTGTACTTGATTTGGGGTGCGGTTTCGGCTGGCATTGCCGATTTGCCCGAGAGCAACAGGCCAGTTCCGTCGTAGGTGTGGATATTTCCGACAACATGCTACAAAGAGCACGCGAAAAAACGGATGATCCTTCCATTTCATATATGAAAATGCCCATTGAAGACATCGATTTTTCCGGCTTTGAATTTGATGTGGTTATCAGTTCGTTGGCGTTTCATTACATTGAGTCCTATGAGTCAATCTGTAAAAAGGTCCATGATTGTTTAAAGCCTGGAGGCACTTTTGTATTCTCGGTTGAACATCCAATCTTTACTTCCCGTAAAGAACAAACTTGGTATGTAGATGTTCACGGAAATCATCTGCATTGGCCAGTTGACAATTATCAATTCGAAGGTGTGAGAGAAACAACCTTCTTAACCGAAAACGTAGTCAAGTATCATCGTACGATTTCAACATATATAAATGACTTGATTGGTGCTGGATTCAGCATAAGAGCCGTAAAGGAACCGATGCCATCTGATGAATTGTTAAAAAGTGTTCCTGAAATGAAAGATGAAAATCGAAGGCCGATGTTTTTAATGATTTCAGCAGTAAAGGAACCGAATTCTATGAATGAAGGAATCAAGTAA
- a CDS encoding GNAT family N-acetyltransferase: MEKVFPLIETRRLILREVTIEDAGDMFNYLSDIDVVKPMGLDPCQTVNDVWDEIKWYESIFQEGTGIRWGITLKDSSKVLGSCGFLNMVTKHHRAEIGYELSKDHWGKGIASEALEAVVKYGYRHFHLERIEALIEPDNLPSQKLVEKQGFRREGLLRHYEYTCGKFDDLYMYSLIKGDFNDISFNSLS, translated from the coding sequence TTGGAGAAGGTATTTCCGCTTATTGAAACACGACGATTGATCTTAAGGGAAGTAACAATAGAAGACGCGGGTGATATGTTTAACTATTTATCTGATATAGATGTAGTGAAGCCAATGGGGTTAGATCCGTGCCAAACAGTAAATGACGTATGGGATGAAATTAAATGGTACGAATCTATATTCCAGGAAGGTACGGGAATCAGATGGGGAATTACATTGAAAGATTCCAGTAAGGTTTTAGGAAGTTGCGGTTTTCTGAATATGGTCACCAAGCATCATCGAGCTGAAATTGGATATGAGTTAAGTAAGGATCATTGGGGGAAAGGCATTGCTAGTGAAGCATTGGAAGCAGTTGTTAAGTATGGTTATCGCCACTTTCACCTGGAAAGGATTGAAGCGTTAATTGAACCTGATAATCTCCCATCCCAAAAACTTGTGGAAAAACAAGGATTTAGAAGAGAAGGATTGCTAAGGCATTATGAATATACTTGTGGTAAATTCGATGATTTATATATGTACTCACTCATAAAAGGAGATTTTAATGATATTTCCTTTAATTCTTTATCATGA
- a CDS encoding nucleotidyltransferase domain-containing protein: MENALKDLSADPDVLAIYIAGSLAKGNHDNYSDIDLHTIVIPKRKAEFLKGKRDRANNWGDVSFHEDYNPSSPYVVTHYDTFVKVDSWYHAPEEIVPSIWLKEAEVLYDPFNILSHVINESAKQVYKPSPDEVEHWRGKLLAFVHETYRAVMGREMLYALSNLDKIRWLIVSGWYMEMEVHVYVPFGVWTKIEGNRSIFAKKQLSLLESWDCGRDSNEMIKTLRRMIPEFLRLNKCLCTQVGVEINEGHIKRIMDMVI; encoded by the coding sequence TTGGAAAATGCATTAAAAGATTTATCAGCAGATCCTGATGTTTTGGCTATTTACATAGCCGGTTCATTAGCAAAAGGAAACCATGATAACTATTCTGATATAGATTTACACACCATTGTTATTCCAAAACGGAAAGCGGAATTTTTAAAGGGAAAAAGGGATAGAGCCAATAATTGGGGAGATGTTTCCTTTCATGAAGACTACAATCCTTCCTCACCGTATGTGGTCACTCATTATGATACATTTGTGAAAGTGGATAGCTGGTATCACGCACCTGAGGAAATTGTACCCTCCATTTGGTTAAAAGAGGCTGAAGTTCTTTATGATCCTTTTAATATTCTGAGTCATGTTATTAATGAATCCGCAAAACAAGTGTATAAACCTTCACCGGATGAAGTTGAACATTGGAGAGGAAAGCTGCTTGCCTTTGTCCATGAAACCTACAGAGCCGTCATGGGAAGAGAAATGTTATATGCACTATCCAATCTTGATAAGATACGATGGCTGATTGTGTCTGGGTGGTATATGGAAATGGAAGTACATGTATATGTGCCTTTTGGAGTATGGACAAAAATCGAAGGCAATAGAAGTATTTTTGCTAAAAAGCAATTATCCCTGTTGGAAAGTTGGGATTGTGGCCGCGATTCAAATGAAATGATAAAAACGTTGAGACGTATGATCCCAGAATTCCTTAGACTAAATAAATGCCTATGTACGCAAGTGGGTGTCGAAATAAATGAAGGCCATATCAAGAGAATAATGGATATGGTTATCTGA